A genomic stretch from Helianthus annuus cultivar XRQ/B chromosome 1, HanXRQr2.0-SUNRISE, whole genome shotgun sequence includes:
- the LOC110905286 gene encoding putative WUSCHEL-related homeobox 2 encodes MTSVPVPVTTSGGGRWCPTPEQVMLLEGMYRGGLKTPTATQIQQIVSRLSVYGKIQGKNVFYWFQNHKARDRQKLRKKLMALYQQHRLYPPTQDHPFLPLHPVGGVEDVSNNKPMMNNWKVDLPSEHQPCKLMCDCPLMTMMLMEHHGRTTHSSRIPPKTLQLFPLTTTDLKQDDEPTTSKP; translated from the exons ATGACATCGGTTCCGGTTCCGGTGACGACAAGCGGCGGCGGCAGGTGGTGCCCGACACCGGAGCAGGTGATGTTGTTAGAGGGTATGTATAGAGGTGGCCTAAAAACACCAACTGCAACTCAGATACAACAAATTGTATCAAGATTATCGGTTTACGGCAAAATTCAAGGCAAAAATGTCTTCTATTGGTTTCAAAATCATAAAGCTCGTGACCGTCAAAAACTTCGAAAGAAATTAATGGCGTTGTACCAGCAACATCGCCTTTATCCTCCTACTCAAGACCATCcatttcttcctcttcatccg GTTGGTGGAGTTGAAGATGTATCAAATAACAAACCAATGATGAACAACTGGAAGGTGGATCTCCCATCTGAACATCAGCCCTGCAAACTCATGTGTGATTGCCCACTTATGACAATGATGCTGATGGAACATCATGGTAGAACAACACATAGCTCAAGGATACCACCAAAAACCCTACAACTATTCCCACTCACCACCACAGATCtcaaacaagatgatgaacccacCACCTCCAAACCCTAA